A part of Numenius arquata chromosome 2, bNumArq3.hap1.1, whole genome shotgun sequence genomic DNA contains:
- the ZNF318 gene encoding zinc finger protein 318 has translation MYRSSSGRSGPSSSSSSHRLKEGSSSGSRASRSSTSGPGPGRGRPPPPPAAASAAAASPPRSASPRPPPRRHRSPSGHRGASRRSPSPHRSRRLPSPPGGPVPGGTRGRRGSEHGDGSSSRRRSPSLRSESSLEQSLRITVGNDRYCIGTPERRRLPDRLGSPIDNLSDRDDMADGPIFTRGLSCPRGLERYPSHEDQSSSPFIMRHDEDYRNRDVFLHRSDYSPHYGRREELPRGSDRDGDKLRKSSYPSRPDERGREIKRPRYEKDEKMHGVSGEHQSFSSGTRNYRRRSRSRSRSPSPSYLNEEFRELDRARRKREEEERSRNLNHDVSGSGYVIPGLTNTLQTSEPRYTYRPEEIPSMPKKSILKKRVEVEVESPIQPEGFSSSLAPSKDLPLLSSRSSLPQSNDTAPFASEVENFLKRFNKDPVVESANKELHDGLYEWSPLSGAPKDTFMFEEKFGSFLSHKEKVEPKSEPADRHTDFLLPHERASQDGSGFSRILGMMADSVSAQEKRRRSFPDIEDEEKFLYGDEDEDTKTESFPVQKPPVSCGNEIISQKVSPPPSPAPAVKLDPLEEPNAEYAKIHDLLKTIGLDIGVAEIGKLAVRTQERLHGKKLTSRSPDRRSSDPRRLDPWDLRRSRSDTRSPESGQQRSASPPVSFQQSKDASTLQKSEYMKNKPVGQDIPSCAPEQPLPSVSLIPSVPPAPASLPHTPTSVSQYQIPNYSQFTATQMPQNYPPPTMAPPGYDAYGHYMAYAAPGWTMYPPAQQPNPTLPEAHGLLSMAMSANPARPNLRVIETVSMGKEVPDLKRDGSVLVHVPTTPAHSKVPLRLSSHPLKNTTEKMSDEKNRAAQKQKVTEEREKLKNEREARQKKLYYLKTELDRLRKQQGEMLRKKRREKDGHKDPLLVEVNRLQENIMKEISELHKESDAADKKQSELDKVAQILGINIFEKPRKPAVENKDSSEKNSKSENAKGLEKTSSSNKESKPTNEKSRGRSPKPAESSSQSSKHPFQLANIYEYYDAGNHWCKDCNTICGTMFDFFTHMHNKKHRQTLDPYNRPWASKTQSETKQDSIKRIDKITVPAKGSEFLIPITGYYCQLCHEFFGDQISAEQHVKSHPHNEKYKKYIDENPLYEERRNLDRQAGLAVVLETERRRQSELKRKLVEKQKEEKDEKKPKIIKKEEAKSIPELGEGASEVQGKIDSAGRKMGIKLKLKKEEKEEKKEEKKEESKKESSGQTSFGKFSWKKTEREDKTPGGAIPKEESTEGNKEENKCQSGKLHVKPIEIKLSGKTVIPHTSPWTPVVSTSTPAKILPNLPVPTMIFRKSTTATVSKPAPLNTFLSIKSSGATTKPLPVVKETNADLLLPPDIISKAFGGEEVILKGTEEDLKAAEKSESSQTSDIPPPPPPPPAVQQAAVIPADEVAPGVSENEQTMLAMPVRPPPPPRPSTAFSEQAKKVEKRNSCLATANAKDLYDIFYSSGGKGSADSKLASSVLSNGENSSLTKPADLSPNPRTNNSSFSLKEDSQNIDSSQCNNQVKGSWVPGENQADMNKKPLQPQLSAVSVTELPETKPASGIQLPAEVGLVDIGGKEQVSSQDFCDLQKTEIQEKVGQEDGNKTAVTNTNVPGTLEKDAEMKDWEVETVNPELSLHPKALLPETQNEIKNVGDSHLVESKLSDNCRTHSETDSPDLISELTRNPGEWDTSRSSNGKEQVITTCSCSESGCDLSNTPKVEIKTRSNEVGASELIEVRPDTCLANTETRSSILEAQEKVRPEPSGRAVLDNQTQRQEIAWLVNACSANIVELRSSVELVVEVEKKSLGHTRSDATLDNVFVSLTSEDAKHNETPSQKAALEFKSTDFSLGDTKVKHECFSILTAGLLSENTEEVSKLETVASIRCESSKLRKLGVEKTVDGTETIDFATLTSGSQEDKFCTQISQTAKPQPGLQSSNDDTTEVVMPVLEMQDISPVSEILLKVEEGKGGAAEMPSLSCDGGSRESQASGCVETFLPGLKKSHGKEGGSGDKGVCTIQGKKTEQTETADSSLEATTNSGIAESLAESPVG, from the exons ATGTACCGCTCCAGCAgcggccgctccggcccctcgTCCTCGTCTTCCTCCCACCGGCTGAAAGAGGGCAGCTCGTCGGGGTCCCGCGCCTCCCGCTCCAGCACATCGGGGCCGGGGCCAGGCCGCGGccggccgccaccgccgcccgccgccgcctccgccgctgcCGCCTCTCCGCCGCGCTCCGCTTCGCCCCgtcccccgccgcgccgccaccGCTCCCCGTCGGGACACCGCGGCGCTTCCCGCCGATCGCCGTCGCCGCACCGCAGCAGGAGGTTGCCATCGCCGCCGGGAGGACCGGTGCCCGGGGGGACCCGGGGCCGCCGGGGGAGCGAGCACGGAGACGGCAGCAGCAGCCGG AGACGTTCACCGAGTCTCCGCTCTGAGTCTTCACTGGAACAGAGTTTGCGGATTACTGTTGGTAATGACCGGTATTGCATTGGCACACCAGAGCGAAGGAGGCTGCCTGATAGACTGGGCTCACCAATTGATAACCTGAGTGACAG GGATGATATGGCTGATGGTCCAATATTCACTAGAGGCCTCTCATGTCCTCGAGGCCTTGAGAGATACCCATCACATGAAGATCAATCTTCAAGTCCCTTCATCATGAGACATGATGAAGACTACCGCAACCGAGATGTTTTCCTCCACCGTTCAGATTATAGTCCGCATTATGGTCGTCGAGAAGAGCTGCCTCGTGGATCTGACAGAGATGGTGACAAACTCAGGAAATCCTCATACCCATCAAGGCCAGATGAGAGGGGACGAGAAATAAAGCGTCCACGGTACGAAAAGGACGAGAAGATGCATGGTGTGAGTGGAGAGCATCAGAGTTTCTCATCAGGAACACGAAACTATCGCAGACGAAGCCGCAGCCGCAGTAGAAGCCCGAGCCCATCATACCTGAATGAAGAATTCCGAGAACTTGATCgtgcaaggaggaaaagagaagaagaagagcGTAGTAGAAACTTGAATCATGATGTTTCAGGCAGTGGTTATGTGATCCCTGGCTTGACTAACACACTACAGACTTCTGAGCCTCGGTATACATATAGGCCTGAGGAAATCCCATCCATGCCcaaaaaatctattttgaagaAACGAGTGGAGGTGGAAGTAGAGTCTCCTATTCAG CCTGAGGGCTTTTCAAGCAGTCTGGCTCCCAGCAAggatcttcctcttctttctagTCGTTCGTCTTTGCCCCAGAGCAACGACACTGCTCCTTTTGCCTCTGAAGTGGAGAACTTCCTCAAACGGTTTAACAAAGACCCTGTTGTGGAGTCTGCAAACAAGGAATTGCATGATGGTTTATATGAGTGGAGCCCACTTTCTGGGGCTCCCAAAGACACTTTCATGTTTGAAGAGAAGTTTGGAAGCTTCTTAAGTCACAAGGAAAAAGTAGAACCCAAGTCAGAGCCTGCTGATCGCCATACTGACTTCCTGCTGCCTCATGAGAGGGCCAGTCAGGATGGTAGTGGTTTTTCCCGAATTCTGGGCATGATGGCTGATTCTGTCAGTGCTCAGGAGAAGAGGAGGCGTAGTTTTCCTGACATTGAGGATGAAGAGAAGTTTCTTTATGGTGATGAGGATGAAGACACCAAAACTGAATCTTTCCCTGTTCAGAAGCCCCCAGTGAGTTGTGGCAATGAGATAATAAGCCAGAAAGTGAGtccacctccttctcctgctccggCTGTCAAGCTGGATCCTTTAGAAGAGCCTAATGCTGAGTATGCAAAGATCCATGACTTACTCAAAACCATTGGACTTGACATTGGTGTTGCTGAAATTGGAAAACTGGCTGTTCGTACCCAGGAACGCCTTCATGGCAAAAAGTTGACATCTCGTTCTCCTGATCGTCGCTCTTCAGATCctcgcagactggacccctgggATTTGCGTCGCAGCCGGAGCGACACTCGTTCTCCTGAGTCAGGCCAGCAGCGCTCAGCATCACCTCCAGTCTCTTTCCAGCAGTCTAAAGACGCATCCACCCTTCAGAAATCAGAATATATGAAGAACAAGCCAGTGGGACAGGATATACCTTCATGTGCACCAGAACAGCctcttccttctgtctctctcATTCCCTCAGTTCCACCAGCTCCTGCTAGTTTGCCGCATACACCTACTTCTGTTTCACAATACCAGATTCCCAACTATTCCCAGTTCACTGCCACTCAAATGCCCCAAAACTATCCACCTCCCACAATGGCTCCTCCAGGATACGATGCATATGGGCACTACATGGCATAtgcagctcctggctggaccATGTACCCCCCTGCCCAGCAGCCTAATCCTACATTGCCAGAAGCTCACGGTCTTCTTTCGATGGCCATGTCAGCAAACCCAGCGCGTCCCAACCTCCGGGTGATTGAGACAGTCTCTATGGGAAAGGAAGTCCCTGATTTAAAAAGAGATGGTTCTGTGCTTGTTCATGTCCCTACAACTCCTGCTCATTCCAAAGTGCCCCTTCGTCTGTCTTCACACCCTCtcaaaaacaccacagaaaagatGTCGGATGAAAAAAATCGTGCAGCTCAAAAACAGAAG gtgacagaagagagagaaaagctgaagAATGAACGAGAAGCACGGCAGAAGAAGCTTTACTATCTCAAGACTGAACTGGACAGGCTTCGTAAACAGCAAG GAGAGATGTTGAGGAAAAAACGTCGTGAGAAGGATGGACACAAAGACCCCTTGTTGGTGGAGGTGAACAGACTACAAGAGAATATTATGAAGGAGATTTCAGAGCTTCATAAAGAATCTGATGCCGCTGACAAGAAGCAGTCTGAGCTTGACAAAGTAGCACAAATCCTTGGGATTAACATATTTGAAAAACCTCGGAAACCAGCTGTGGAAAACAAAGATTCCTCAGAAAAGAACAGCAAGTCAGAAAATGCAAAAGGTCTGGAGAAAACATCTTCCTCCAACAAG GAATCAAAACCTACTAATGAAAAATCCAGAGGTAGAAGCCCGAAGCCAGCAGAATCCTCTTCACAGTCCTCCAAACATCCTTTCCAGTTGGCCAATATTTATGAATATTATGATGCAGGGAACCACTGGTGCAAAGACTGCAATACCATCTGCGGGACCATGTTTGACTTTTTCACACACATGCATAATAAGAAACACAGACAG ACCCTGGATCCTTACAACAGACCTTGGGCTTCGAAGACTCAGAGTGAGACCAAACAAGACTCCATAAAACGCATTGATAAGATAACTGTTCCTGCCAAAG GCTCTGAGTTTCTGATTCCCATCACTGGATATTATTGCCAGCTCTGTCATGAATTTTTTGGAGATCAAATCTCAGCAGAGCAGCATGTGAAAAGTCATCCCCACAATGAGAAATACAAG AAATACATAGATGAAAACCCACTCTATGAAGAGAGGAGAAATCTAGACCGTCAAGCTGGATTGGCTGTAGTTCTGGAAACAGAGCGCAGGCGGCAGAGTGAGTTGAAACGGAAACTGgtggagaaacagaaagaagagaaggatgagaagaaaccaaaaataataaagaaagaggAAGCAAAGAGCATCCCAGAGCTTGGAGAAGGGGCTAGTGAAGTTCAAGGCAAAATAGATTCTGCTGGGCGAAAAATGGGTATCAAGCTTAagctgaagaaggaagagaaggaggagaaaaaagaagaaaagaaggaggaatcTAAAAAGGAATCATCAGGCCAGACTTCCTTTGGGAAATTCAGCTGGAAAAAGACTGAGAGAGAGGATAAAACCCCAGGAGGAGCTATTCCAAAGGAGGAAAGTACAGAAGGAAACAAAGAGGAGAACAAGTGTCAGTCTGGGAAACTCCATGTCAAGCCCATTGAAATCAAGCTGTCTGGGAAAACTGTTATCCCACACACTAGCCCATGGACACCAGTTGTTTCTACATCAACACCAGCAAAAATTCTACCCAATCTACCAGTCCCCACCATGATTTTTAGGAAGTCTACTACTGCAACAGTTAGCAAACCAGCACCTTTGAACACCTTTTTATCCATAAAATCCTCTGGAGCTACCACCAAACCACTGCCTGTGGTAAAAGAAACCAATGCAGATCTTCTACTGCCTCCAGATATCATCTCAAAAGCTTTTGGAGGAGAAGAAGTGATTTTAAAGGGGACAGAGGAGGAtttgaaagcagcagagaaaagtgAGTCTTCTCAGACTTCTGATATACCACCTCCACCCCCTCCTCCACCAGCAGTCCAGCAGGCAGCTGTCATTCCTGCAGATGAAGTAGCTCCAGGTGTGTCTGAAAATGAACAGACAATGCTGGCAATGCCCGTGAGACCCCCTCCACCACCACGACCTTCAACTGCTTTCAGTGAACAGGCAAAAAAGGTAGAGAAACGAAACTCTTGCTTGGCCACAGCCAACGCAAAAGATCTCTATGATATTTTCTATAGTAGTGGTGGAAAGGGTTCAGCTGACAGCAAACTTGCAAGTTCTGTTCTTTCAAATGGAGAGAACTCTAGCCTAACAAAACCTGCAGACTTATCTCCAAACCCTAGAACAAATAATAGCTCATTCTCCTTGAAAGAGGATTCTCAGAATAT AGATTCCTCACAGTGTAATAATCAAGTAAAGGGGAGTTGGGTTCCTGGTGAGAATCAGGCTGACATGAACAAGAAACCACTTCAGCCTCAGCTATCGGCAGTGTCAGTCACAGAATTGCCAGAAACAAAACCTGCTTCTGGTATCCAGCTGCCTGCAGAAGTTGGACTTGTGGATATAGGAGGTAAAGAGCAGGTCAGCAGTCAGGATTTCTGTGATCTACAGAAAACAGAGATCCAAGAGAAAGTTGGACAGGAAGatggaaataaaactgcagttaCTAACACAAATGTTCCTGGTACCTTGGAGAAAGATGCAGAAATGAAAGACTGGGAAGTAGAAACGGTAAACCCTGAGCTTAGCTTACACCCTAAAGCTTTGTTACCTGAAACacagaatgaaattaaaaatgtggGAGATTCCCATTTGGTAGAGAGTAAGTTAAGTGATAACTGTAGAACTCACTCAGAAACTGATAGTCCAGACTTG ATTTCAGAACTCACAAGAAATCCTGGTGAATGGGACACTTCCAGAAGTAGTAACGGAAAAGAACAGGTCATCACAACCTGTTCTTGTTCTGAAAGTGGTTGTGATCTATCAAATACtccaaaagtagaaataaaaactCGTTCCAATGAAGTTGGTGCTTCAGAATTGATAGAGGTACGGCCAGACACATGTCTTGCCAACACAGAAACTAGAAGTAGCATATTAGAAGCTCAAGAAAAAGTTCGACCTGAACCTTCAGGCCGTGCAGTATTAGATAACCAAACCCAAAGGCAGGAGATTGCATGGTTAGTCAATGCCTGCTCTGCAAACATTGTTGAACTCAGATCCAGTGTAGAATTAGTAGTTGAAGTcgaaaaaaaatcattaggacACACCAGATCTGATGCAACATTAGATAATGTTTTT GTTTCTTTGACATCAGAAGATGCGAAACACAATGAGACTCCCTCCCAGAAAGCAGCGCTTGAGTTCAAAAGCACTGATTTCAGTTTGGGAGATACTAAGGTAAAACATGAATGCTTCAGCATCCTTACAGCGGGACTTTTAAGTGAGAATACAGAAGAAGTCTCAAAACTAGAAACTGTTGCATCCATTAGGTGTGAGTCCAGTAAACTTAGGAAGCTGGGCGTTGAAAAAACAGTGGATGGAACAGAGACTATTGATTTTGCTACATTGACTTCTGGTAGTCAGGAAGATAAATTTTGCACACAGATTTCTCAAACAGCTAAGCCGCAGCCTGGATTGCAGTCCTCAAATGATGACACTACGGAAGTGGTCATGCCAGTTCTAGAAATGCAGGACATTTCTCCCGTGTCTGAGATCCTTCTGAAAGTGGAGGAGGGCAAAGGTGGCGCTGCTGAAATGCCATCGCTGAGTTGTGACGGAGGCAGCAGAGAAAGTCAGGCTTCTGGGTGCGTGGAAACTTTCCTTCCTGGGCTCAAAAAATCACATGGAAAGGAGGGTGGCTCAGGAGACAAGGGAGTATGCACCATCCAGGGCAAGAAGACTGAACAAACAGAAACTGCTGACAGTAGTTTGGAAGCTACAACAAATTCAGGAATCGCTGAAAGCTTAGCAGAAAGCCCAGTGGGTTGA